A part of Amphiprion ocellaris isolate individual 3 ecotype Okinawa chromosome 16, ASM2253959v1, whole genome shotgun sequence genomic DNA contains:
- the LOC111573745 gene encoding opsin-5-like → MEITLKGIPLKVVNIPWRNNNLSTLHTEPPLSEQGETIIGIYLLVLGWLSWFGNSLVMFVLYRQRASLQPTDFLTLNLAISDASISIFGYSRGILEIFNIFKDDGYLITWIWTCQVDGFFTLLFGLASINTLTVISVTRYIKGCHPSKAQCISINTIAVSLICIWTGAMFWSVAPVLGWGSYTDRGYGTCEVDWSKANYSTFYKSYIISILIFCFFIPVMIMLFSYVSIINTVKTTNAMSADGFLTARQRKLERDVTRISIVVCTAFIMAWSPYAVVSMWSAWGFHVPSTTSIITRLFAKSASFYNPLIYFGMSSKFRKDVSVLLPCSREHKEVVRLQYFQNIKPKAETPPPPASLPIQKLEVKFAAGEMNQCNPDSDSGVNSPPQTPPSDTQEVFHINVPSHIETSEYWCDRL, encoded by the exons ATGGAAATAACGCTGAAGGGTATTCCTCTGAAGGTGGTGAATATTCCATGGAGGAACAATAACCTCAGTACTCTGCATACAGAGCCTCCTCTATCCGAACAAGGAGAAACCATCATTGGAATCTACCTGTTAGTGTTGG GATGGCTGTCCTGGTTTGGAAACAGTTTAGTGATGTTTGTCTTGTACAGGCAGCGAGCCTCACTGCAACCTACAGATTTCCTCACTTTAAATCTTGCCATCTCTGATGCCAGCATCTCTATATTCGGCTACTCCAGAGGAATCCTAGAAATATTCAACATCTTCAAGGATGATGGGTATTTGATCACCTGGATCTGGACCTGCCAG GTAGATGGATTCTTCACGTTGCTCTTCGGCCTCGCAAGCATCAACACCTTGACCGTTATCAGCGTCACCAGATACATCAAGGGATGTCATCCAAGCAAAG ctcagtgcatcagcaTCAACACAATCGCTGTATCACTAATCTGCATTTGGACCGGAGCAATGTTTTGGTCTGTTGCCCCAGTGCTGGGCTGGGGCAGCTACACAG ATCGCGGTTATGGCACCTGTGAGGTGGACTGGTCCAAAGCCAATTACTCCACCTTCTACAAGTCCTACATCATCTCCATCCTCATCTTCTGCTTTTTCATCCCGGTGATGATCATGCTCTTCTCCTACGTCTCCATCATCAACACAGTGAAAACCACTAAtgccatgtcagctgatggttTCCTCACCGCCCGCCAAAGGAAGTTGGAGAGAGATGTAACAAGG ATTTCCATTGTAGTTTGCACTGCTTTCATCATGGCCTGGTCACCATATGCAGTGGTGTCTATGTGGTCAGCGTGGGGCTTCCATGTGCCAAGCACAACCAGCATCATCACCCGTCTCTTTGCCAAGTCTGCCAGCTTCTACAACCCGCTCATCTACTTCGGCATGAGCTCCAAATTCCGCAAGGACGTCTCAGTGCTGCTGCCGTGCTCACGAGAGCACAAGGAGGTGGTACGTCTGCAGTACTTTCAGAACATCAAACCCAAGGCTGAGACCCCGCCCCCACCAGCATCACTTCCTATCCAGAAGCTGGAGGTGAAATTCGCAGCAGGAGAGATGAACCAGTGTAACCCTGACAGCGACTCAGGGGTCAACAGTCCTCCTCAGACTCCTCCATCCGACACTCAGGAGGTCTTCCACATTAACGTGCCCTCACACATCGAAACATCAGAGTACTGGTGTGAcagactctga